A section of the Rhizobium sp. BG4 genome encodes:
- a CDS encoding PRC-barrel domain-containing protein has translation MLNQGTDASRRDPNVKDTHSLIASDRVEGTRVYGADGKHIGSIERLIIGKRDGRVAYAVLSFGGFLGIGHDHYPLPWEKLNYDTQLDGYRIDLTKEQIEGAPSYADDDDTWYNDNGRRVYDYYGVPPYWM, from the coding sequence ATGCTTAATCAGGGTACAGACGCCAGCCGCCGCGATCCCAACGTCAAGGACACGCATTCGCTGATTGCCAGCGACCGCGTGGAAGGCACCCGCGTTTATGGTGCAGATGGCAAGCATATCGGCTCGATCGAGCGCTTGATCATAGGCAAGCGCGATGGCCGTGTCGCCTATGCCGTGCTGAGCTTCGGCGGCTTCCTGGGGATCGGTCACGATCACTATCCGCTGCCGTGGGAAAAGCTGAACTACGATACCCAACTCGACGGCTATCGCATCGATCTCACCAAGGAGCAGATCGAAGGCGCGCCGAGCTATGCGGACGATGACGACACCTGGTACAACGATAATGGCCGCCGTGTTTACGACTATTACGGCGTGCCGCCGTACTGGATGTAA